A single genomic interval of Ramlibacter pinisoli harbors:
- a CDS encoding D-2-hydroxyacid dehydrogenase family protein, translating to MSRTPAPSPRPRVVLMEDYLDQARTMPCVQELARHTDLAIYTDKARSKDELLQRLAGARAAITIRDRVLFDSDVFARVQELELLSVCGPRLQPHVDLDAATRAGVLVCCAPPNSLSSVPHHATAELAWTLILGLARNVVHNQAVLRAGGWQTVAGVGLVGKTLGVIGSTGKVGSIVARLGLAFGMRVIAWSPRLTAEKAAGQGIEAVTLEELLGSSDVVSLHANVTAQSRSMLGDAEFARMKPGAILVNTARAALVDEQALRRALDAGPLAGAGLDVFWDEPLPQDHWVRRHDKVLLQPHLGAFTPEGYEWIVAPGVEAALAWLRGEALTFANPEAAAVAGRPA from the coding sequence ATGAGTCGCACACCCGCCCCGTCCCCGCGCCCCCGGGTGGTCCTGATGGAGGACTACCTGGACCAGGCGCGCACCATGCCCTGCGTGCAGGAACTCGCGCGGCACACCGACCTGGCCATCTACACGGACAAGGCGCGCAGCAAGGACGAGCTCCTGCAGCGGCTGGCCGGGGCGCGCGCCGCCATCACCATCCGCGATCGGGTCCTGTTCGACAGCGATGTCTTCGCGCGGGTGCAGGAACTGGAACTGCTGTCGGTCTGCGGTCCGCGCCTGCAGCCGCACGTCGACCTCGACGCGGCCACGCGCGCGGGCGTGCTGGTCTGTTGCGCGCCCCCGAACTCGCTGTCGAGCGTCCCGCACCATGCGACGGCCGAACTGGCCTGGACGCTCATCCTCGGGCTGGCCCGCAACGTGGTGCACAACCAGGCGGTGCTGCGCGCCGGCGGCTGGCAGACCGTCGCCGGCGTCGGGCTGGTGGGCAAGACGCTCGGCGTCATCGGCAGCACGGGCAAGGTCGGCTCCATCGTCGCGCGCCTGGGCCTCGCCTTCGGCATGCGCGTCATCGCCTGGAGTCCCCGCCTCACGGCGGAGAAGGCGGCCGGGCAAGGCATCGAGGCCGTGACGCTGGAGGAACTGCTTGGCTCGTCGGACGTGGTGAGCCTGCACGCGAACGTCACGGCGCAGAGCCGCTCCATGCTCGGCGATGCGGAGTTCGCCAGGATGAAGCCAGGCGCGATCCTGGTGAACACCGCCCGCGCCGCCCTCGTCGACGAGCAGGCGCTGCGGCGCGCACTCGACGCGGGGCCACTGGCGGGCGCCGGCCTGGACGTGTTCTGGGACGAGCCGCTGCCCCAGGACCACTGGGTGCGCCGGCACGACAAGGTGCTGCTGCAGCCGCACCTCGGCGCGTTCACGCCGGAGGGCTACGAGTGGATCGTGGCGCCGGGCGTCGAGGCGGCGCTGGCATGGCTGCGGGGCGAGGCGCTGACGTTCGCGAATCCCGAGGCCGCGGCCGTTGCCGGTCGGCCCGCGTGA
- a CDS encoding class-II fumarase/aspartase family protein, producing MPASIIDSSIFGNIFATDAMRRVWSDENRTQKYLDIERALAIVQGRLGLIPQEAADEIVSHCRLEQIDMDKLRQQTERIGYPVLGVVSQLNALCRDKLGEYCHWGATTQDITDTATVLQIREGLEIVDAELAAISAAMARHARAHRDTPMIGRSNLQQAIPLTFGYKMAGLLSAIERHRERLAQLRERVLVGEFAGAAGTLASLERGAMETQAGLCAELGLKQPLIAWHTIRDNIAEVGAFMGLVGGTLGKLSMDVKLMMQTEVGEVYEPFAHGRGSSSTMPQKRNPISSCYIHASISVLRQHAAALMDAMVADHERSTGPWEIEWIVLPEAFCLLAGALRQSRFVLEGLEVDAQAMRRNIDLTHGLVMSEAVMMGLGPYIGREYAHDLVYDICRQAVQQRRPLLDLLAEHPEINKHLDRDALARLCDPSNYLGQSGVMVDRVLASLA from the coding sequence ATGCCCGCTTCCATCATCGACTCGTCCATCTTCGGCAACATCTTCGCCACCGACGCCATGCGCCGCGTCTGGTCCGACGAGAACCGGACCCAGAAGTACCTGGACATCGAACGCGCGCTGGCCATCGTGCAGGGCCGCCTCGGCCTGATCCCGCAGGAGGCCGCCGACGAGATCGTGAGCCACTGCCGGCTCGAGCAGATCGACATGGACAAGCTGCGCCAGCAGACCGAGCGCATCGGCTACCCGGTGCTGGGGGTGGTCTCGCAGCTCAACGCGCTGTGCCGCGACAAGCTGGGCGAGTACTGCCACTGGGGCGCCACCACCCAGGACATCACCGACACCGCCACCGTGCTGCAGATCCGCGAGGGGCTGGAGATCGTCGACGCGGAGCTGGCTGCGATCTCGGCCGCGATGGCGCGCCATGCCAGGGCGCACCGCGACACGCCGATGATCGGGCGCAGCAACCTGCAGCAGGCCATCCCGCTGACCTTCGGCTACAAGATGGCCGGCCTGCTCAGCGCCATCGAGCGCCACCGCGAACGGCTGGCGCAGCTGCGCGAGCGGGTGCTGGTGGGCGAGTTCGCCGGTGCGGCCGGCACCCTGGCCTCGCTGGAGCGGGGCGCGATGGAGACCCAGGCCGGCCTGTGCGCCGAGCTGGGCCTGAAGCAGCCGCTGATCGCCTGGCACACCATCCGCGACAACATCGCCGAGGTCGGCGCCTTCATGGGGCTGGTGGGCGGCACGCTCGGCAAGCTGAGCATGGACGTCAAGCTGATGATGCAGACCGAGGTGGGCGAGGTCTACGAGCCGTTCGCCCACGGCCGCGGCAGCAGCAGCACCATGCCGCAGAAGCGCAATCCCATCTCCAGCTGCTACATCCATGCGTCCATCTCGGTGTTGCGCCAGCATGCGGCGGCGCTGATGGACGCCATGGTGGCCGACCACGAGCGCTCCACCGGCCCGTGGGAAATCGAGTGGATCGTGCTGCCCGAGGCGTTCTGCCTGCTGGCCGGCGCGCTCAGGCAGTCACGCTTCGTGCTGGAAGGCCTGGAGGTCGACGCGCAGGCGATGCGCCGCAACATCGACCTCACGCACGGGCTGGTGATGAGCGAGGCCGTGATGATGGGCCTGGGCCCCTACATCGGCCGCGAGTATGCGCACGACCTGGTGTACGACATCTGCCGCCAGGCGGTGCAGCAGCGCCGGCCCCTGCTGGACCTGCTGGCGGAGCACCCCGAGATCAACAAGCACCTCGACCGCGACGCGCTGGCCAGGCTGTGCGACCCGTCCAACTACCTCGGGCAGTCGGGCGTGATGGTGGACCGGGTGCTGGCGTCGCTGGCGTGA
- a CDS encoding FAS1-like dehydratase domain-containing protein: protein MTGDKDDWAAWIGRTETVAETMGPTPALALNATLDHEPVDARPGMPLPPLWHWLYFLPRHRQSEIGPDGHARRGGFLPPVPLPRRMWAGSQFEFRSPVRIGDAVERTSTIEDITSKSGRTGELVFVKVRHELRCNGVADPALVEFHDIVYRPLKQPGEAELAPRRPDGQAQWRREIVPDDVLLFRYSALTFNGHRIHYDRRYVTEVEGYPGLVVHGPLIATLLMDLLRRQWPQADVASFRFRAVRPTFDGHPFQVCGAPAADGRSVQLWAQDHDGWLTMDATAALR, encoded by the coding sequence ATGACTGGAGACAAGGACGACTGGGCCGCCTGGATCGGCCGCACCGAGACGGTGGCGGAGACCATGGGGCCCACCCCCGCGCTGGCGCTCAATGCCACGCTCGACCACGAACCGGTCGACGCCCGGCCCGGCATGCCGCTGCCGCCGCTGTGGCACTGGCTGTATTTCCTGCCGCGCCACCGGCAGTCGGAGATCGGCCCCGACGGCCATGCCAGGCGCGGCGGCTTCCTGCCGCCGGTGCCGCTGCCGCGCCGCATGTGGGCCGGCAGCCAGTTCGAGTTCCGCTCGCCGGTGCGCATCGGCGACGCCGTCGAGCGCACCTCGACGATCGAGGACATCACGTCCAAGTCGGGCCGCACCGGCGAGCTGGTGTTCGTCAAGGTGCGGCACGAGCTGCGCTGCAACGGCGTAGCGGACCCGGCGCTGGTGGAGTTCCACGACATCGTCTACCGGCCGCTGAAGCAGCCGGGCGAAGCCGAGCTGGCGCCCAGGCGGCCGGACGGCCAGGCGCAGTGGCGGCGCGAGATCGTGCCCGACGACGTGCTGCTGTTCCGCTACTCGGCGCTCACCTTCAACGGCCACCGCATCCACTACGACCGCCGCTACGTCACCGAGGTCGAGGGCTACCCGGGCCTGGTGGTGCACGGGCCGCTGATCGCCACGCTGCTGATGGACCTGCTGCGGCGCCAGTGGCCGCAGGCCGACGTGGCCAGCTTCCGCTTCCGTGCCGTGCGGCCCACCTTCGACGGCCATCCGTTCCAGGTCTGCGGTGCCCCCGCCGCCGACGGCCGCAGCGTCCAGCTCTGGGCGCAGGACCACGACGGCTGGCTGACCATGGACGCCACCGCCGCGCTGCGCTGA
- a CDS encoding hemerythrin domain-containing protein, giving the protein MAQQDAVTLLEDDHIQVERLFAQYKSAGDATAKRMLTQRICHELSVHTRIEEEIFYPAFRQATGNDALLQDAEREHREARELIAKLEAKQVDDRVMLELEGAIAHHIGDERQKMFPQARKTRGLDLLQLGQQLEQRKSELLAGHPA; this is encoded by the coding sequence ATGGCCCAACAGGACGCAGTGACCCTGCTCGAGGACGACCACATCCAGGTCGAACGCCTCTTCGCCCAGTACAAGTCCGCAGGCGATGCCACCGCCAAGCGCATGCTGACCCAGCGGATCTGCCACGAGCTGTCGGTGCACACCCGGATCGAGGAAGAGATCTTCTACCCCGCCTTCCGCCAGGCGACCGGGAACGACGCCCTACTGCAGGACGCCGAGCGCGAACACCGCGAGGCCCGCGAGCTGATCGCGAAGCTGGAGGCCAAGCAGGTCGACGACCGCGTGATGCTGGAGCTGGAGGGCGCGATCGCGCACCACATCGGCGACGAACGCCAGAAGATGTTCCCGCAGGCGCGCAAGACCCGCGGGCTCGACCTGCTGCAGCTGGGCCAGCAGCTGGAACAGCGCAAGTCCGAGCTGCTGGCCGGGCACCCGGCCTGA
- the serA gene encoding phosphoglycerate dehydrogenase, with translation MTDRPPGRVSLPKDRIRVVLLEGIHPSALDLLRTEGYTQIAAVPRALAGADLVDAIADAHFVGIRSRTQLTAEVLEHAPRLVAVGAFCIGTDQVDLAAAMRRGIPVFNAPFSNTRSVAELVLAEIVMLMRGIPYKNAVLHRGGWVKSAEGSREVRGKTLGIVGYGHIGTQVGVLAEHLGMQVVFADIETRLPLGNARQLPSLAAVLDAADVVTLHVPDTDATRGMVDAAALARMRPGSHLINASRGKVVDIDALAQALRSGHVAGAAIDVFPAEPKGNDARFASPLVEFDNVLLTPHIGGSTQEAQENIGREVAAKLVRYSDNGSTVTAVNFPEVALPEHTGRSRLLHIHRNVPGILARINERFSSAGINIAGQYLRTNEEVGYVVIDVDGTAPQEALDHLCGIPGTIRCRVLY, from the coding sequence ATGACCGATCGCCCGCCCGGCCGCGTGTCCTTGCCCAAGGACAGGATCCGCGTCGTCCTGCTCGAAGGCATCCACCCGTCGGCGCTGGACCTGCTGCGCACCGAGGGCTACACGCAGATCGCCGCCGTGCCGCGGGCGCTGGCCGGCGCCGACCTGGTGGACGCCATCGCCGATGCGCATTTCGTCGGCATCCGTTCGCGCACGCAGCTCACGGCCGAGGTGCTGGAGCACGCGCCCCGGCTGGTGGCCGTCGGCGCGTTCTGCATCGGCACCGACCAGGTCGACCTGGCGGCCGCGATGCGGCGCGGCATCCCGGTGTTCAACGCGCCGTTCTCCAACACGCGCAGCGTGGCCGAGCTCGTGCTGGCCGAGATCGTGATGCTGATGCGCGGCATCCCGTACAAGAACGCGGTGCTGCACCGCGGCGGCTGGGTCAAGAGCGCCGAGGGGTCGCGCGAGGTGCGCGGCAAGACGCTGGGCATCGTGGGCTACGGCCACATCGGCACCCAGGTCGGCGTGCTGGCCGAGCACCTGGGCATGCAGGTGGTGTTCGCCGACATCGAGACCCGGCTGCCGCTGGGCAATGCACGGCAGCTGCCCTCGCTGGCGGCAGTGCTGGACGCCGCCGACGTGGTGACGCTGCACGTGCCCGACACGGACGCCACGCGCGGCATGGTCGACGCTGCCGCGCTGGCCCGCATGCGGCCGGGCAGCCACCTGATCAATGCCTCGCGCGGCAAGGTGGTCGACATCGACGCGCTGGCGCAGGCGCTGCGCAGCGGCCACGTCGCCGGCGCCGCCATCGACGTCTTCCCGGCCGAGCCGAAGGGCAACGATGCCCGCTTCGCCTCGCCGCTGGTCGAATTCGACAACGTGCTGCTCACGCCGCACATCGGCGGCTCGACCCAGGAGGCGCAGGAGAACATCGGCCGCGAGGTGGCCGCCAAGCTGGTGCGCTACTCCGACAACGGCTCGACGGTGACGGCCGTGAACTTCCCCGAGGTGGCGCTGCCCGAACACACCGGCCGCAGCCGGCTGCTGCACATCCACCGCAACGTGCCCGGCATCCTGGCCCGCATCAACGAGCGCTTCTCGTCGGCCGGCATCAACATCGCTGGCCAGTACCTGCGCACCAACGAGGAGGTGGGCTACGTCGTGATCGACGTCGACGGCACCGCGCCGCAGGAAGCGCTCGACCACCTGTGCGGCATCCCCGGCACGATCCGTTGCCGGGTCCTGTACTGA
- a CDS encoding phosphoribosyltransferase translates to MHSDLPYRDRREAGQRLAAHLEFLRGAPGLLVLGLPRGGVPVAAEVARALAAPLDVLVVRKLGYPGHEEYAMGAIGPGGVRVLRPLPGVPVTDEDVARVVLREQDELLRREQAYRAGRPAPVLASRTVVLVDDGLATGSTLEAAILSARHGTPQRLCVAVPVGARSSCDHLRPLVDDLVCPAMPEPFHAVSQFYREFPQTADEEVQDLLRELAAPVQAGR, encoded by the coding sequence ATGCATTCCGACCTGCCCTACCGCGACCGGCGCGAAGCCGGCCAGCGGCTCGCCGCCCACCTCGAGTTCCTGCGCGGTGCGCCGGGGCTGTTGGTGCTGGGGCTGCCACGCGGCGGCGTCCCGGTCGCGGCCGAGGTCGCGCGGGCCCTGGCGGCGCCGCTCGACGTCCTGGTCGTCCGCAAGCTCGGCTACCCGGGGCACGAAGAGTACGCCATGGGCGCCATCGGGCCCGGCGGCGTGCGCGTGCTGCGGCCGCTGCCCGGCGTGCCGGTGACGGACGAGGACGTGGCCCGGGTGGTGCTGCGCGAACAGGACGAGCTGCTGCGGCGCGAGCAGGCGTACCGCGCCGGCCGCCCGGCCCCCGTTCTGGCCAGCCGCACCGTGGTCCTGGTCGACGACGGCCTGGCCACCGGCTCGACCCTTGAAGCGGCCATCCTGTCCGCGCGCCACGGCACGCCGCAGCGCCTGTGCGTCGCGGTGCCGGTGGGCGCGCGCAGCAGCTGCGACCACCTGCGCCCGCTGGTCGACGACCTGGTCTGCCCGGCCATGCCCGAGCCCTTCCACGCCGTCAGCCAGTTCTACCGCGAGTTCCCGCAGACGGCCGACGAGGAAGTGCAGGACCTGCTGCGCGAACTCGCCGCCCCCGTGCAAGCGGGCCGCTGA
- a CDS encoding MFS transporter — translation MSVVSRLPCDEASVRGGGPAADCTAARKRWVLAASILGSSLAFIDGTVVNVALPAIQRALAATAYQAQWVVESYALLLAALLLLGGALSDRLGRRRVFIAGVLLFAAGSAACAFAASVGQLIAARALQGAGAALLVPGSMALISANFPQAERGRAFGLWTGISGVTSALGPLLGGWLVDQFSWRWAFAVNLPVAAAVVAIAWWRVPESPPPAATTRLDIGGAALATLALGGAAFAFTEAPTRGWTAPEVLGALLLAVAALPAFVAVERRHPAPMVPLGLLRNRTFAGANALTLLLYAGLGGGLFFLPLNLVQVQGYSATAAGAALLPFILILFVLSRWAGGLVERHGARGPLVVGPLIAAGGFALLALPGRAADYWSGFLPGVAVLGLGMAITIAPLTTTVMNAVDAQAAGVASGVNNAVSRVAGLLAVAVFGWVMGLVFGPALQQGLRDAALAPALVEAAWAQRDRWGALRLDGLDAPAAQAVQAAVQQAFVAGYRWIMSASAVLAMLGALVAASTLARHQPAAAR, via the coding sequence ATGTCGGTCGTCTCGCGCCTGCCCTGCGACGAGGCGTCCGTCCGCGGCGGCGGGCCGGCCGCCGACTGCACGGCGGCGCGCAAGCGCTGGGTGCTGGCGGCCTCCATCCTGGGCTCCAGCCTGGCCTTCATCGACGGCACCGTCGTCAACGTGGCGCTGCCCGCCATCCAGCGCGCGCTGGCGGCGACGGCCTACCAGGCGCAGTGGGTGGTCGAGTCCTATGCGCTGCTGCTGGCCGCGTTGCTGCTGCTGGGCGGTGCACTGAGTGACCGGCTGGGACGGCGGCGCGTGTTCATCGCCGGCGTGCTGCTGTTCGCGGCCGGCTCGGCGGCCTGCGCGTTCGCCGCCAGCGTGGGCCAGCTGATCGCGGCGCGCGCGCTGCAGGGGGCCGGTGCGGCGCTGCTGGTGCCCGGCAGCATGGCGCTGATCAGCGCCAACTTCCCGCAGGCCGAACGCGGCCGCGCCTTCGGGTTGTGGACCGGCATCAGCGGCGTGACCTCCGCCCTCGGCCCGCTGCTGGGCGGCTGGCTGGTCGACCAGTTCTCCTGGCGCTGGGCGTTCGCGGTCAACCTGCCGGTGGCCGCCGCGGTGGTCGCGATCGCCTGGTGGCGCGTGCCCGAGAGTCCGCCGCCAGCCGCCACCACGCGACTGGACATCGGCGGCGCGGCGCTGGCCACGCTGGCCCTCGGCGGCGCCGCCTTCGCGTTCACCGAGGCGCCCACCCGCGGCTGGACCGCGCCCGAAGTGCTGGGAGCGCTGCTGCTGGCGGTCGCCGCGCTGCCGGCCTTCGTCGCCGTCGAACGCCGCCATCCGGCGCCCATGGTGCCGCTGGGCCTGCTGCGCAACCGCACCTTCGCCGGCGCCAATGCGCTCACGCTGCTGCTGTACGCCGGCCTGGGCGGCGGGCTGTTCTTCCTGCCGCTCAACCTGGTGCAGGTGCAGGGCTACTCGGCCACCGCCGCCGGCGCGGCCCTGCTGCCCTTCATCCTGATCCTGTTCGTGCTCTCGCGCTGGGCCGGCGGCCTGGTCGAGCGCCACGGCGCGCGCGGCCCGCTGGTGGTGGGCCCGCTCATCGCCGCCGGCGGCTTCGCGCTGCTGGCCCTGCCGGGCCGCGCGGCCGACTACTGGAGCGGCTTCCTGCCCGGTGTGGCCGTGCTCGGGCTGGGCATGGCGATCACCATCGCGCCGCTCACCACCACCGTGATGAACGCGGTGGACGCGCAGGCCGCCGGCGTCGCGTCCGGCGTCAACAACGCGGTCTCGCGCGTGGCCGGCCTGCTGGCCGTGGCGGTGTTCGGCTGGGTGATGGGGCTGGTGTTCGGGCCGGCCCTGCAGCAGGGCCTGCGCGACGCCGCACTGGCGCCGGCGCTGGTCGAGGCGGCCTGGGCCCAGCGCGACCGCTGGGGCGCGCTGCGGCTGGACGGCCTGGATGCGCCGGCGGCGCAGGCCGTGCAGGCGGCCGTGCAGCAGGCCTTCGTCGCCGGCTACCGCTGGATCATGTCGGCCAGCGCCGTGCTGGCCATGCTGGGCGCCCTCGTCGCGGCGTCGACCCTGGCGCGCCACCAGCCCGCCGCGGCGCGCTGA
- a CDS encoding GNAT family N-acetyltransferase → MAPTTTPELADNPAAHRYELRLGGEVAAHAEYNLLKDAVLFTHTEVQPQYEGQGLGSKLARFALDDVRSRGLAVIPICQFIAGYIRRHPEYLDLVAESHRRAFRV, encoded by the coding sequence ATGGCTCCCACCACCACCCCCGAACTGGCCGACAACCCGGCGGCACATCGCTACGAGCTGCGGCTCGGCGGCGAGGTGGCCGCGCATGCGGAATACAACCTGCTGAAGGACGCGGTGCTGTTCACGCACACCGAGGTGCAGCCGCAGTACGAGGGCCAGGGCCTGGGTTCCAAGCTGGCGCGCTTCGCGCTCGATGACGTGCGCAGCCGCGGGCTGGCCGTCATTCCCATCTGCCAGTTCATCGCCGGCTACATCCGCCGCCATCCCGAGTACCTGGACCTGGTGGCCGAGAGCCACCGGCGGGCGTTCCGGGTCTAG
- a CDS encoding alpha/beta fold hydrolase, producing MTVLKRNNVFVHRRPSGRTPLLFVHGYGCDKDTWRILAPHFAEDRTVVLLDLVGSGHSDLSAWRPHRYATLQGHADDVVEVLQELDLGPLVVVGHSAGAMIGLLVELAAPAAVRAQVMVGPSPCFINDAGYVGGFTRADIESLLETLESNYIGWSSNMAPVIMGAPRQPELTRELTRSFCGTDPEVARQFARATFLCDYRAQLPKLRSPTLILQSSDDLIAPVDVGETMHRAIPRSTLRVIDNVGHCPHLSAPAATVKAIETFLAELHA from the coding sequence ATGACCGTCCTGAAGCGCAACAACGTCTTCGTGCACCGCCGTCCGTCCGGACGGACGCCCCTGCTGTTCGTGCACGGCTACGGCTGCGACAAGGACACGTGGCGCATCCTGGCGCCGCACTTCGCCGAGGACCGCACGGTGGTCCTGCTGGACCTGGTGGGCAGCGGCCACTCGGACCTGTCTGCCTGGCGGCCGCACCGCTACGCCACGCTGCAGGGGCATGCGGACGATGTCGTGGAGGTGCTGCAGGAGCTGGATCTCGGGCCGCTGGTGGTCGTCGGCCATTCGGCGGGCGCCATGATCGGCCTGCTGGTGGAGCTCGCGGCGCCGGCGGCGGTCCGGGCCCAGGTGATGGTGGGACCGTCGCCCTGCTTCATCAATGACGCCGGCTACGTCGGCGGCTTCACGCGGGCCGACATCGAGTCGCTGCTGGAGACGCTGGAGAGCAACTACATCGGCTGGTCGAGCAACATGGCGCCGGTGATCATGGGGGCGCCCCGGCAGCCCGAGCTGACCCGGGAGCTCACCCGGAGTTTCTGCGGCACCGACCCCGAGGTCGCCAGGCAGTTCGCCCGGGCGACCTTCCTGTGCGACTACCGGGCCCAGCTGCCGAAGCTGCGCAGCCCGACGCTCATCCTGCAGTCCAGCGACGACCTCATCGCGCCGGTCGACGTGGGCGAGACCATGCACCGCGCCATCCCGCGGTCCACCTTGCGGGTGATCGACAACGTGGGCCATTGCCCGCACCTGAGCGCCCCCGCTGCCACGGTGAAGGCGATCGAGACCTTCCTCGCGGAGTTGCACGCCTGA
- a CDS encoding IclR family transcriptional regulator — translation MTNTVAERGLPVAASSARAGTQSLSRGLQLLRVVATRPKIGWRLSDLATACRQEKATVHRILARLVDERLVVQRPGDRHYLPGPLMFELGLALPDHAEFQRRAEPLVHAFARRMGGICLLQFRSGSEYVCSVRAGTLKLTGLMVYEGTRRPLFTSAGGVAILQTLPPGEAHQILLENVAHEIARQGTGRLAALQKMRERSDSYGFGVNFGDVVPGSYAFGMPVRNTAGEAFAALCLVGTPDLLGEHRVEELRRELQGAANALEAQAHDLGI, via the coding sequence ATGACGAATACCGTCGCCGAACGCGGCCTGCCGGTCGCTGCCAGCTCCGCCCGCGCGGGCACCCAGAGCCTCAGCCGTGGACTGCAGCTGCTGCGCGTGGTGGCGACCCGGCCGAAGATCGGCTGGCGGCTCTCCGACCTGGCCACGGCCTGCAGGCAGGAGAAGGCCACCGTCCACCGCATCCTGGCGCGGCTGGTCGACGAGCGCCTCGTCGTCCAGCGGCCGGGCGACCGCCACTACCTGCCCGGGCCGCTGATGTTCGAACTCGGGCTCGCCTTGCCCGACCATGCCGAGTTCCAGCGCCGCGCCGAGCCACTCGTGCACGCTTTCGCCCGCCGCATGGGCGGCATCTGCCTGCTGCAGTTCCGCAGCGGCAGCGAATACGTCTGCAGCGTGCGGGCCGGCACGCTCAAGCTCACCGGGCTGATGGTGTACGAGGGCACGCGCCGGCCCCTGTTCACTTCGGCCGGCGGCGTCGCCATCCTGCAGACGCTGCCGCCCGGGGAGGCGCACCAGATCCTGCTGGAGAACGTGGCCCATGAAATCGCGCGCCAGGGCACCGGCCGGCTGGCCGCCCTGCAGAAGATGCGCGAGCGCTCCGATTCGTACGGCTTCGGGGTGAATTTCGGCGACGTCGTGCCCGGCTCCTACGCGTTCGGCATGCCGGTGCGCAACACGGCCGGCGAAGCCTTCGCCGCCCTCTGCCTGGTCGGCACGCCCGATCTGCTGGGCGAGCACCGGGTGGAGGAACTGCGGCGCGAGTTGCAGGGGGCGGCGAACGCGCTGGAGGCGCAGGCCCACGATCTCGGCATCTAG
- a CDS encoding EthD family reductase: MIKLSVLYPNVPGGRFDLDYYRRHHLALLKARLGDACKGYVVCAGVSGLERDSAAPYVATCELLFDSREAFEQAFLPHGPAFRADHPNYTDIAPVRMVSEVVG, from the coding sequence ATGATCAAGCTCTCGGTCCTGTACCCGAACGTCCCCGGGGGGCGGTTCGACCTCGACTACTACCGCCGGCACCACCTGGCGTTGCTGAAGGCCCGGCTGGGCGACGCCTGCAAGGGCTACGTGGTGTGCGCCGGTGTCTCGGGCCTGGAGCGGGACTCGGCCGCCCCCTACGTGGCCACCTGCGAGCTGCTGTTCGACTCGCGCGAGGCGTTCGAGCAGGCCTTCCTGCCGCACGGGCCGGCGTTCCGGGCCGACCACCCCAACTACACGGACATCGCGCCCGTGCGCATGGTCAGCGAAGTGGTCGGGTGA